CGCAATTTCCATTCAGGTGTGGGTAATATGCCGCTCACCTCATTTGGTATATCAACGCCTGTTGGCTCACCTATACCCATTTGGCGCAATACGCTAGCGATATTTTCAATACCCGTGCGTTGGGAGAGAATATAAAAATACACATCAACAGATTCTCTAATGGCTTTAATAGCGTCCGAACTCCCATGCCCAGAAGCTTTCCAATCGCGGAATTTGCGATTGCCAAACTCAATAAAAGGAGGCGTTTGGATAGTGGTGTATTCACTAATGTTGGCAAACTCTAAAAAAGCTAGCACCATACCCATTTTAATCACAGAGCCGGGTGGATAGCGCCCATAGACAAGCTTATTAATAAGCGGTTTATGCACATTTTGCGTTAATTCTTGCCAGTTTTTACGGCTTATGCCATCTACAAAATAGTTAATATTATACTCCGGATAGCTCCCCGCAGCTAAAATCTCGCCATTATGCACATTCATAACAATCACAGCCCCAGAGCGATTAATAAACTCCGCATCAATGCTTTCTTGTAATTTTAAATCTAATGAAAGCCGCAAATCATTGCGCTTTGAGACATTATCTTCTTGCAGGAGTTTAATTTCTTTATACAAAGAGTTAATTTGAGATTTTCTATATCCAGCCTCACCCTGCAAGTAGTTATTGTAGGTCTTTTCTATGCCCTCTTTGCCAATGACTTTGCTAAATTGTGAAAGCGGATTTTTTTCAATATCTTTATTATTTGCCTTTGCCACATAGCCAATCACATGCGATGCCGCGCTTTCATTGGGATAAAATCTTTTCGTATTTGCCGCTACAATTACATACGGAGAGCGCTTCAAATACGCATAAATACTTAGCATTTGCGCATAAGGCACAAACGGCACAAGCTCCACAGGCACATGATTATAGGCGTGATTATTTTTTGTATAAATGGCAAGGAGATTATCTTTATCAAGTTCAGGCAAAAAAGAGACAATGCGCGTAATTTCAGATTCTATTACTTGCTTACTGCGTATTTTTGGCATAAGCGAAATGGAAAATCCTATTTCATTAATGGCTAAAGGCTCATTATTTCTATCGAGAATAAGCCCGCGCATTGGCACAAGCACTTGGGTTTTTAGCGCATTTTTCTCTGCGAGCTTTTCATAATATTCGTGGTTTATGACATTCACCACAAAAAGGCGTATGCTAATAATAAGCCACACTAGCACAAAAAACAAAATTAAGATTCTATAACGCAGGCTCATATAAACATCGCTACTAATATTTCAATTATCATATAATAAAGCATTATCCACACACTAGGCGTGATATTGCTCCCCAACATAGAATCTAGCACACAAGATAATAGATAAAAGCCCACATATGCTAAGCTTACATAAGTTGCCCTAGCGATGCGTGGAGTATTTAGCACAGCCTGTATGCGTGGGATAATAAGCACATATAGCACTAAGAATAAGCCTAAAATCATACCCATAGGCAGCCCATTCTCTGCTTCAATAAGCGCCATACCCGCCAGTATGGCTAAAAATCCATAAAAATTATCCTCCTTATCAAAGCGCATAAATAAACTAAGACACACGCCAATGAGTGGGGGCAGCCACAGCAGCATACCTGCTGCACTCTCATAAACACATAGCGCAAGAAAAAGCGCTAAAGCTAGCAGAGTTTGTTTATAAGCGCCACTTCGTCGCATATTGGAAAATGTTTGCATTTGATACAATCCGCCCATATTTTTTGATTTGGTAAAAGTGATTTCTCTATTATAACAAAACCTAGCCTTTGGAATAAATTAGCCTCATAGGTAAGCACTAAAATCTCTTTCAAGCCTAAATGCCTGCCCTCCTCGCACGCGCTCTGCACTAATTTACTCCCTAGCCCAAAGCCCCTAAACTCCTTTTTGACTACCAGCGAGCGCACTTCGGCTAAATCTTTAGAATATACATACAAAGCGCAAAATCCCGCTATCTCCCCACTTTGCTTATAGCGCGCTAAATGATAAGAGCGGATAGCATTTGCCATCTCATCTTCGCTACGCTCTAAAATCACACCATTTTTTACCTCAATGCTAACAATGGCGCGCATTTGCTCAATATCAGCTAATGTGGGCTTTGTGATTACAAATTCCATGTGCTTAATCCTAACACATACTGCGCAATACCCTCGCGCAGCTGCGTGATAGAAGTCATTTTATGATGAGTTTTTGTCGCGCTAAAAATATAAGCC
The sequence above is drawn from the Helicobacter jaachi genome and encodes:
- the mrdA gene encoding penicillin-binding protein 2, giving the protein MSLRYRILILFFVLVWLIISIRLFVVNVINHEYYEKLAEKNALKTQVLVPMRGLILDRNNEPLAINEIGFSISLMPKIRSKQVIESEITRIVSFLPELDKDNLLAIYTKNNHAYNHVPVELVPFVPYAQMLSIYAYLKRSPYVIVAANTKRFYPNESAASHVIGYVAKANNKDIEKNPLSQFSKVIGKEGIEKTYNNYLQGEAGYRKSQINSLYKEIKLLQEDNVSKRNDLRLSLDLKLQESIDAEFINRSGAVIVMNVHNGEILAAGSYPEYNINYFVDGISRKNWQELTQNVHKPLINKLVYGRYPPGSVIKMGMVLAFLEFANISEYTTIQTPPFIEFGNRKFRDWKASGHGSSDAIKAIRESVDVYFYILSQRTGIENIASVLRQMGIGEPTGVDIPNEVSGILPTPEWKLRRYGEQWYGGDTITTSIGQGYFLSTPMQIARYTALIASGKLVTPHFAKDFNGKPADFPTKDVLNDLQKSKLEVLRKGMYQVCSIPGGTAYFRTQGTRVSLACKTGTAQVVGIPQDVQKRIKESEMEYFHRSHAWITAFLPYENPQYAVTILVEHGGGGGVAGGPILVTIANKLKDLGYVK
- a CDS encoding N-acetyltransferase is translated as MEFVITKPTLADIEQMRAIVSIEVKNGVILERSEDEMANAIRSYHLARYKQSGEIAGFCALYVYSKDLAEVRSLVVKKEFRGFGLGSKLVQSACEEGRHLGLKEILVLTYEANLFQRLGFVIIEKSLLPNQKIWADCIKCKHFPICDEVALINKLC